A window of Phyllobacterium sp. T1293 contains these coding sequences:
- a CDS encoding GntR family transcriptional regulator, with product MAENIVQGLRDEIENGIVTNQFAPGERLDEMQLAKHFGVSRTPVREALMQLSAIGLVEIRPRRGAVVVEPGPHRIYEMFEVMAELEGMAGSLAARRHTDEDRANLLAAHAQCTQSSNAEDTDTYYYDNERFHQAVYTASHSSFLIEQCLALHRRLRPYRRLQLRVRNRMITSFNEHAAIVEAILSGDAEAARTHLRQHIAVQGDRFSDLIATLAAQRKNGQATG from the coding sequence ATGGCCGAAAATATCGTGCAAGGACTGCGGGACGAAATCGAGAACGGTATTGTCACAAACCAGTTTGCTCCGGGCGAAAGGCTGGATGAGATGCAATTGGCAAAGCATTTCGGTGTTTCGCGCACACCAGTGCGGGAAGCCCTTATGCAACTGAGCGCCATCGGGCTTGTCGAGATTCGCCCGCGGCGCGGGGCGGTCGTTGTTGAACCGGGACCGCACCGGATTTACGAAATGTTCGAAGTGATGGCCGAGCTTGAAGGCATGGCAGGTTCTCTGGCCGCGCGTCGCCATACGGATGAGGATCGGGCTAACCTTCTGGCCGCCCACGCCCAGTGTACACAGTCCTCCAATGCGGAGGATACCGACACCTATTATTATGATAATGAGCGGTTTCATCAGGCCGTCTATACGGCCAGCCACAGTAGCTTCCTGATCGAACAATGCCTCGCGCTGCATCGCCGTCTGCGGCCTTACCGGCGACTGCAATTGCGGGTGCGCAACCGGATGATCACATCGTTCAACGAACATGCGGCTATTGTTGAGGCGATCCTTTCAGGGGATGCCGAGGCCGCCCGCACGCATCTGCGCCAGCACATTGCGGTGCAGGGGGATCGTTTCAGCGATCTCATTGCCACGCTGGCGGCACAGCGCAAAAACGGTCAGGCGACCGGGTAA
- a CDS encoding SLC13 family permease: MNIQIFSILVLIAMFVVATILPINMGALAFAAAFVVGSLIMGMSSNDIFAGFPSDLFLTLVGVTYLFGIAQNNGTIDWLVERAVRLVRGHMALIPWVMFFVAAVITGFGGLSPAACAILAPVALRFAAQYRISPVMMGLMVIHGAQGGGFSPISIYGGITNQIVQKAGLPYGPTTLFLSSLLFNLAIAVVVFFIFGGWKSLRDHAAASGPDPDTHVAGASRSIVGHGGTPASPAYHRTATSPSGAAINPNESLTSERLLTLLGLTALAVGALVFKFNVGLVAITVAVLLALFSPKTQKAAVDKISWSTVLLIAGIITYVGIMQKAGTVDYVASGISSLGMPLLAALLLCFTGAIVSAFASSTALLGAIIPLAVPFLMQGHISAIGVVSAIAISTTIVDTSPFSTNGALVVANAPEAERESVLRKLLVYSALIAVIGPIIAWLVLVVPGAI, translated from the coding sequence GTGAATATCCAGATTTTCTCTATTCTTGTGTTGATTGCCATGTTCGTTGTTGCAACGATCCTGCCGATCAATATGGGCGCACTGGCCTTTGCCGCCGCCTTTGTGGTCGGCTCGCTGATCATGGGAATGTCATCCAATGACATATTTGCCGGGTTTCCCAGTGATCTGTTCCTGACACTTGTTGGTGTCACCTATCTGTTCGGTATTGCTCAGAACAACGGCACCATCGACTGGCTGGTTGAACGGGCGGTGCGGCTTGTTCGCGGCCATATGGCGCTCATCCCCTGGGTGATGTTTTTTGTCGCCGCTGTTATCACCGGCTTTGGCGGATTGAGCCCCGCCGCCTGCGCCATCCTTGCGCCTGTCGCCCTGCGCTTTGCCGCGCAATACCGCATCAGCCCTGTCATGATGGGCCTCATGGTTATTCACGGCGCCCAAGGCGGCGGTTTCTCGCCGATCAGCATCTATGGTGGCATCACCAATCAGATCGTTCAAAAAGCCGGCCTGCCCTACGGCCCGACAACCCTGTTCCTGTCGAGCCTGCTCTTTAACCTTGCCATTGCGGTTGTGGTGTTCTTCATCTTCGGCGGCTGGAAAAGCCTGCGCGATCATGCGGCAGCATCCGGACCCGATCCTGATACCCATGTGGCGGGCGCATCGCGTTCCATCGTTGGCCATGGCGGCACCCCGGCCTCACCAGCCTATCACCGCACCGCCACATCGCCATCCGGCGCGGCAATCAATCCAAACGAAAGCTTGACCAGCGAACGCCTGCTGACGCTGCTCGGATTGACGGCGCTTGCGGTCGGCGCTCTGGTGTTCAAGTTCAATGTGGGGCTTGTGGCGATAACCGTTGCTGTGCTGCTCGCCCTGTTTTCTCCGAAAACCCAGAAGGCGGCTGTCGACAAGATCAGCTGGTCAACCGTGCTGCTGATCGCCGGTATCATCACCTATGTCGGCATCATGCAGAAAGCCGGGACTGTTGATTATGTGGCATCGGGGATTTCCAGCCTCGGCATGCCGCTTCTGGCCGCCCTGCTCCTCTGCTTCACCGGCGCAATCGTCTCTGCCTTTGCATCGTCAACCGCATTGCTCGGCGCTATCATTCCGCTGGCTGTGCCATTCCTGATGCAGGGACATATCAGCGCCATCGGCGTTGTCTCGGCCATCGCCATCTCGACAACCATCGTCGATACCAGCCCGTTTTCGACCAACGGCGCGCTCGTTGTTGCCAATGCGCCGGAAGCCGAGCGGGAGAGCGTACTGCGCAAACTGCTCGTGTACAGCGCACTGATTGCGGTCATCGGCCCCATTATCGCGTGGCTGGTTCTCGTCGTCCCCGGCGCGATCTAG
- a CDS encoding MFS transporter, with protein sequence MSFNETVDPYRKISLRIIPFMMVLYLVAFLDRVNISFAALTMNDDVGLTPYVYGWGAGIFFLGYFLFEVPSNVILEKVGARLWIARIMITWGLVSAAMAFVHGPWSFFILRFLLGVAEAGFLPGMILYLTYWFPSAQRAKFIGLFMAAVPLASAVGAPLSGLIIGIDNVWGLKGWQWLFIIEGLPSCLLGLAVLRLLPNGPAQAPWLTLTERRIVQERLEEDRQLNPGRTQHRLWPALVDRRVLLLGLVYFGIVIGLYGIGLWLPQMIKAMGFSNTQVGFITALPYIVSALAMLLWGRHSDKTGERVWHVAIAAAISAIGFVGSVYLQSNLVALFCLGLASIGIYASLGPFWAMPSVFLQGTAAAGGIALINSVGNLGGFAGPYLVGWIKQSTGSFQIGMGVLACCLAAAAVLVLFLGRELKSTRHDAIH encoded by the coding sequence ATGTCATTCAATGAAACGGTAGATCCATACCGCAAGATAAGTCTGCGCATCATCCCGTTCATGATGGTGCTCTATCTCGTGGCATTTCTCGACCGCGTGAATATCAGCTTTGCCGCCCTGACCATGAATGACGATGTGGGCCTGACTCCATATGTCTATGGCTGGGGCGCTGGCATATTCTTCCTCGGCTATTTCCTGTTCGAGGTGCCCAGCAACGTCATCCTCGAAAAAGTCGGCGCAAGGCTCTGGATCGCCCGCATCATGATCACATGGGGGCTGGTTTCCGCCGCCATGGCCTTCGTGCATGGGCCGTGGAGCTTTTTCATCCTGCGTTTTCTGCTCGGCGTTGCCGAAGCCGGGTTTCTCCCCGGCATGATCCTTTATCTCACCTACTGGTTTCCTTCAGCACAGCGGGCAAAATTCATTGGCCTCTTCATGGCTGCCGTGCCGCTGGCGAGCGCCGTCGGCGCTCCTCTGTCAGGCCTGATTATCGGCATCGACAATGTCTGGGGCCTGAAAGGCTGGCAGTGGCTTTTCATCATTGAAGGTCTCCCGTCCTGCCTGCTCGGCCTTGCCGTGCTGCGCCTTTTGCCCAACGGACCGGCGCAGGCCCCGTGGCTGACCCTGACAGAGCGCCGGATCGTGCAGGAAAGGCTCGAAGAGGATCGCCAGCTCAATCCGGGACGCACCCAGCACCGGCTCTGGCCCGCCCTTGTCGACCGGCGGGTGCTGCTGCTTGGCCTCGTCTATTTCGGCATTGTCATCGGGCTCTATGGCATTGGTCTCTGGCTGCCGCAGATGATCAAGGCCATGGGTTTTTCCAATACGCAGGTCGGCTTCATCACGGCCCTTCCCTATATTGTCAGCGCCTTGGCCATGCTGCTCTGGGGCAGACACAGCGACAAAACAGGCGAACGGGTCTGGCATGTGGCCATTGCCGCAGCCATCAGCGCCATCGGCTTCGTCGGCAGCGTCTATCTGCAATCCAATCTGGTGGCACTGTTTTGTCTCGGGCTCGCATCCATCGGCATCTATGCGAGCCTTGGACCCTTCTGGGCCATGCCATCAGTCTTTTTGCAGGGAACCGCAGCCGCTGGCGGCATCGCGCTGATCAATTCTGTTGGCAATCTTGGCGGTTTTGCCGGGCCTTATCTGGTTGGCTGGATCAAGCAGAGCACCGGCAGTTTCCAGATCGGCATGGGCGTGCTCGCCTGTTGTCTTGCCGCAGCGGCTGTTCTCGTCCTTTTTCTCGGGCGGGAACTCAAATCCACCAGACACGACGCCATACACTGA
- a CDS encoding TRAP transporter substrate-binding protein: protein MKDIRLTRRAFGLGLAGAGTFAIIGRATRAEAAPIALRMSSSLPADPNSAHWLWYDRFQSGLKNKLGDAVEIKYFPDNQLGKEADIVGQVKLGIVDMMISGSSIWGTLAPEIGVLDLGYLFDSMDAAGPVLDGNAGKVLNGIFADKIGVEVVSWAYSLGGRNVTARQPANTPELLKGQKIRVLPVANFVATLKAMGASPTPMSLGEVYTALQTGVIDGLEHDAPTVLALKCYEVAKHISLTQHICNPQTIVIGKRALSKIPAEHLPAFREAAAEASTFQRSKANEIEASALAKLRSNGVTTHEVDRAAFKQLVMPLWSEFTTTYPSTKPVLESIHKA from the coding sequence ATGAAGGATATTCGCCTGACGCGCCGTGCATTTGGCCTTGGCCTTGCTGGTGCCGGAACATTTGCCATTATCGGCCGCGCAACACGAGCGGAAGCTGCTCCCATTGCCTTGCGCATGTCATCATCCCTGCCCGCTGATCCCAATTCCGCGCATTGGCTCTGGTATGACCGCTTTCAAAGCGGCCTGAAGAACAAACTTGGCGATGCGGTGGAGATCAAATATTTCCCTGACAATCAGCTCGGCAAGGAAGCCGACATTGTCGGTCAGGTCAAGCTCGGCATTGTCGATATGATGATCTCTGGCTCCTCGATCTGGGGAACACTGGCACCCGAGATCGGTGTGCTTGATCTTGGCTATCTTTTCGATTCGATGGATGCCGCTGGTCCTGTTCTTGATGGCAATGCGGGCAAGGTGCTGAACGGTATTTTTGCCGACAAGATCGGTGTCGAGGTTGTAAGCTGGGCCTATAGTCTTGGCGGTCGCAATGTCACCGCGCGTCAGCCAGCCAACACACCTGAACTGCTCAAGGGTCAAAAAATCCGCGTTCTGCCGGTGGCCAATTTCGTTGCCACATTGAAGGCCATGGGCGCGTCACCCACCCCGATGTCGCTCGGCGAAGTCTATACTGCCTTACAGACAGGCGTTATCGACGGGCTTGAGCACGATGCTCCCACCGTTCTTGCCCTCAAATGCTATGAGGTAGCCAAGCACATCTCCCTCACCCAGCATATCTGCAATCCGCAGACCATCGTCATCGGCAAGCGCGCCCTGTCAAAAATACCGGCGGAACATCTGCCTGCCTTCCGCGAAGCGGCGGCTGAGGCATCCACCTTCCAGCGCAGCAAGGCCAATGAGATCGAGGCCAGCGCATTGGCAAAATTGCGCAGCAATGGCGTGACGACGCACGAGGTCGACCGTGCGGCTTTCAAGCAGCTCGTCATGCCGCTCTGGAGCGAATTTACCACGACCTATCCAAGCACCAAGCCAGTGCTTGAATCGATCCACAAGGCCTGA
- a CDS encoding creatininase family protein — MKIADMNWMQVEERVAKDDRCILPIGSVEQHAYLSLATDMILAEKVGVDAAEPLGVPVFPALPYGLASSFMDFPGTLTFSLATYALVIRDLLDSMYRNGFRRILMVNGHGGNTPAGTVISEWLNDHPDASVKLHDWWRAPKTWAKVMEIDPAASHASWMENFPWTRIAGAPVPQEPKAQIDFGGLARVDARRKRKMLGEGNYYGLFQRPDADSLALWDVAVAETREQLDNDWH, encoded by the coding sequence ATGAAAATCGCGGATATGAACTGGATGCAGGTGGAAGAACGTGTCGCGAAGGACGATCGCTGCATTCTTCCCATCGGCAGTGTCGAGCAACATGCTTATCTGAGCCTCGCCACGGATATGATTCTGGCCGAGAAAGTTGGTGTCGATGCAGCCGAACCTTTGGGCGTTCCGGTTTTCCCTGCATTGCCCTATGGGCTTGCATCGTCGTTCATGGATTTTCCGGGAACGCTCACATTCAGTCTTGCCACCTATGCGCTTGTTATCCGCGATTTGCTCGACAGCATGTATCGCAATGGCTTCCGACGCATTCTGATGGTCAATGGTCATGGCGGCAATACGCCCGCCGGAACCGTCATTTCCGAATGGCTGAACGATCATCCAGATGCTTCGGTCAAGCTGCATGACTGGTGGCGCGCACCAAAAACGTGGGCGAAGGTGATGGAAATCGATCCTGCCGCATCGCACGCCTCATGGATGGAGAATTTTCCGTGGACAAGGATTGCCGGAGCACCGGTACCGCAGGAGCCGAAAGCGCAGATCGATTTTGGCGGGCTTGCCCGTGTGGATGCCCGCCGCAAACGCAAAATGCTCGGGGAAGGCAATTATTACGGGCTGTTCCAGCGACCCGATGCGGATTCGCTGGCGCTGTGGGACGTGGCCGTCGCCGAGACGCGCGAGCAGCTCGACAATGACTGGCACTAA
- a CDS encoding mechanosensitive ion channel domain-containing protein, with translation MEKEEADAIAALGTGALDVIFQTPLTGFLSIGALILSFVIAKLITRRLKRIRPITSRIRIMIDYLSTIAFTILILFGLMRAFNGTLANPLIFVIGGILLSFLLVRLVGTIVELIFKPHDPLRSILRASSVVFWLTVLIYLFGQWNETVKSFFDTEYSIGDAKISVLAILTILFFAAIVIIVTIWISEVSQRYLHKRSGLQPNLALALERIISVTIWIIAALIIISTAGINLTALAAFGGALGIGLGLGFQKLAASYISGLILLFERSVRVGDNLVSDRITGKVTEMTIRYTTIHTTDGLDVLISNDTLINSTIYNETLSNNNIRLEFPITVASTTDLDAARSIFLAAVQKQPRVMKEPPPQIYTASIENKSIKLLARFWINDPSNGRIAIISDINEMVLDEYKKKGIDLA, from the coding sequence ATGGAGAAAGAAGAGGCTGATGCAATAGCGGCCCTTGGAACTGGCGCGCTCGACGTCATTTTCCAGACGCCGCTTACCGGCTTCCTTTCGATCGGCGCCCTTATCCTGTCATTTGTCATAGCCAAGTTGATCACGCGGCGTCTGAAGCGCATCCGGCCGATCACCTCGCGCATCAGAATTATGATCGACTATCTCTCGACAATCGCTTTTACCATCCTCATCCTGTTTGGATTGATGCGAGCCTTCAATGGCACGCTTGCCAATCCGTTGATCTTCGTTATTGGCGGGATACTTTTATCATTCCTGCTTGTCCGGCTTGTAGGGACGATTGTGGAACTGATTTTCAAACCGCATGATCCCTTGCGCTCCATTCTGCGCGCCTCATCCGTCGTGTTCTGGCTAACGGTGCTTATTTATCTGTTCGGGCAATGGAACGAGACGGTCAAAAGTTTCTTCGACACTGAATATTCCATAGGCGATGCCAAGATCAGCGTGTTGGCAATCCTGACCATTCTGTTCTTCGCTGCTATCGTCATCATCGTCACCATCTGGATTTCCGAAGTATCACAGCGTTATCTGCACAAAAGAAGCGGCCTGCAACCCAATCTCGCCTTGGCGCTTGAGCGTATCATCTCTGTGACGATCTGGATCATCGCGGCACTCATCATCATCTCAACCGCGGGGATTAACCTGACCGCCCTCGCCGCCTTCGGTGGTGCGCTCGGCATCGGGCTTGGTCTCGGTTTCCAGAAACTCGCGGCCAGCTATATCAGCGGCCTCATCCTGCTGTTCGAGCGCTCGGTTCGGGTTGGCGACAATCTGGTCAGCGACCGCATCACCGGTAAAGTCACCGAGATGACCATCCGCTATACGACTATTCATACGACCGACGGGCTGGATGTTCTGATCTCCAACGACACGCTGATCAACAGCACGATCTACAACGAAACGCTGTCGAACAATAATATAAGGCTGGAATTTCCCATCACCGTGGCATCCACCACCGATCTGGACGCGGCCCGAAGCATCTTTCTGGCAGCGGTGCAAAAGCAGCCGCGCGTGATGAAAGAGCCGCCGCCACAGATTTATACCGCCAGCATCGAAAACAAGAGCATCAAGCTGCTGGCCCGGTTCTGGATCAACGATCCGAGCAATGGCAGGATTGCAATCATCTCGGATATTAACGAGATGGTTCTGGATGAATATAAGAAAAAGGGGATTGATCTGGCCTGA
- a CDS encoding malonyl-CoA decarboxylase yields the protein MTGTSFFSDMVQTITERGRKLLSFSPRTEKLPSGLAGLERLCTMLLSSRGEASGMALAAEILQQWSRLNDGQQRDFMLLLADRFGPDSDKLEKAIDTYRAERTAKTVLQLHEAAEPRRQELIRRLNLAPKGISTLVGMRERLLELKADTPDLEAVDADFAHLFTSWFNRGFLILRPIDWSTPAQILEKIIQYEAVHEIHDWDELRRRLAPTDRRCFAFFHPQLPDDPLIFVEVALTKTIPETISDVLDEKRAPIQAQDARTAVFYSISNCQVGLRGISFGNFLIKQVVEDLRRDLPKLDTFVTLSPVPGFANWLGRERRNDDSDVLSVEDKAALAALDDADWFDDPIKTTAVKTALLPAAAWYFLRGRTPDGRAIDPVARFHLGNGARLERLNFLADRSPRAVRQAHGLMVNYLYKLDDIETNHEAFAQRGEIVAAPAIRKLLRSEKPARATQPKEQDKTKASSKELSS from the coding sequence ATGACCGGTACATCCTTCTTCAGCGATATGGTGCAGACGATCACCGAACGTGGCCGCAAGCTGCTTTCGTTTTCACCGCGCACGGAGAAACTGCCATCCGGTCTCGCTGGTCTTGAACGGCTATGCACCATGCTGCTTTCCAGTCGCGGTGAAGCATCGGGCATGGCACTGGCCGCGGAAATCCTGCAGCAATGGTCCCGCCTGAACGATGGACAGCAGCGCGATTTCATGCTGCTCCTTGCCGATCGGTTCGGACCGGATTCTGACAAGCTCGAAAAGGCCATCGACACCTATCGGGCCGAACGCACCGCCAAGACAGTGCTGCAATTGCATGAGGCCGCCGAACCGCGCAGGCAGGAACTGATCCGCCGCCTGAACCTTGCCCCCAAGGGCATATCCACGCTTGTGGGCATGCGGGAACGTCTGCTCGAACTCAAGGCCGATACACCTGATCTTGAAGCGGTAGATGCGGATTTTGCCCACCTCTTCACCTCGTGGTTCAATCGCGGCTTTCTCATCCTGCGCCCGATTGATTGGTCCACGCCCGCGCAAATCCTTGAAAAGATCATTCAGTACGAGGCTGTACATGAGATCCACGATTGGGACGAGCTGCGCCGCCGGCTCGCGCCAACCGACCGGCGTTGCTTTGCCTTCTTTCATCCGCAGCTTCCCGATGATCCGCTCATCTTCGTTGAAGTGGCGCTGACCAAAACTATCCCCGAGACGATTTCCGATGTGCTGGATGAAAAACGGGCGCCCATTCAGGCACAGGATGCGCGTACCGCTGTCTTTTATTCCATTTCAAACTGTCAGGTGGGCTTGCGCGGTATTTCCTTCGGCAATTTCCTCATCAAGCAGGTGGTGGAGGATTTGCGCCGTGATCTTCCCAAGCTCGATACCTTTGTCACGCTTTCGCCAGTACCGGGCTTTGCCAACTGGCTGGGACGCGAGCGGCGCAATGACGACTCCGATGTGCTGTCGGTCGAAGACAAGGCTGCCCTCGCCGCTCTGGATGACGCCGACTGGTTCGATGACCCGATAAAGACAACGGCTGTAAAGACAGCATTGCTGCCCGCCGCCGCCTGGTATTTTCTGCGCGGGCGAACACCCGATGGGCGCGCCATTGATCCGGTTGCGCGGTTCCACCTCGGCAATGGCGCACGGCTGGAGCGGCTCAATTTTCTTGCTGATCGTTCGCCCCGTGCCGTCAGGCAGGCGCACGGGCTGATGGTCAATTATCTCTACAAGCTTGACGATATTGAAACCAACCACGAGGCATTTGCCCAGCGGGGCGAAATCGTCGCGGCACCAGCGATCCGCAAGCTGTTGCGCAGCGAGAAACCCGCCCGCGCAACACAGCCCAAAGAGCAAGACAAGACCAAGGCAAGCAGCAAGGAACTGAGTTCATGA
- a CDS encoding HAD family hydrolase yields the protein MSSATSPVFSKPFSALLFDMDGTILNSLAAAERVWGDWARSKGLDVEAFMPTMHGSRGVDTISRLGLPGVDPVAEAAEIERAEIDDVEGVVAISGAVAFLKSLPPQSWAIVTSAPILLAKRRMEAAGIPFPEIMVTAEDVSIGKPDPQCYLLGAKKLGVDIADCLVFEDAPAGIQAGEAAGAEVLVITATQMHAVETRHATIASYDEITAEIGSDGKISIVRP from the coding sequence TTGTCTTCAGCGACGTCTCCGGTTTTCAGTAAGCCATTTTCAGCCCTGCTTTTCGATATGGATGGTACGATCCTCAATTCGCTTGCCGCTGCCGAGCGCGTCTGGGGTGACTGGGCGCGCAGCAAAGGTCTTGATGTCGAGGCATTCATGCCAACCATGCATGGTTCGCGCGGTGTCGATACGATTAGCCGTCTTGGATTGCCCGGTGTTGATCCTGTGGCCGAGGCCGCCGAAATCGAGCGGGCGGAGATTGACGATGTGGAGGGCGTTGTTGCCATTTCCGGTGCGGTCGCATTTCTGAAATCGCTGCCGCCGCAAAGCTGGGCCATTGTGACATCGGCTCCAATTCTGCTGGCAAAACGGCGTATGGAAGCGGCAGGAATTCCTTTTCCCGAGATTATGGTGACAGCAGAGGACGTATCGATCGGCAAGCCCGATCCGCAATGCTATCTGCTCGGTGCCAAAAAGCTTGGTGTCGACATTGCCGATTGTCTGGTTTTCGAAGATGCACCAGCAGGAATTCAGGCGGGAGAGGCGGCTGGGGCCGAGGTGCTTGTGATAACGGCAACACAAATGCACGCTGTTGAGACACGCCACGCAACCATTGCCAGCTATGATGAAATCACCGCTGAAATCGGCAGTGACGGCAAAATATCGATTGTCAGGCCATGA
- a CDS encoding GntR family transcriptional regulator: MTIDLSRGGSTAQRLEKELLRAIVSLELYPGVRLSEQEIAERYGVSRQPVREALIALSKQHFVEVLPQRGTIVVKISIAKMREARFLREVIESAVVRRACEEFDPASREKIDEALEAQARAAARSDSTAFKKFDEQFHIALAEGAACPMAWSVVGNLKAHMDRACQLSLLNTASMQLLIEQHQAIIGAIDAGDPDAAEAAMNYHLTEILRVLPEIEKNHPDLFE; the protein is encoded by the coding sequence TTGACGATTGATCTCAGCCGCGGTGGTTCCACAGCACAACGGCTCGAAAAAGAACTGCTCAGGGCGATTGTTTCGCTTGAACTATATCCGGGTGTCCGGCTATCGGAGCAGGAGATTGCTGAGCGTTACGGCGTGTCGCGGCAACCGGTGCGTGAAGCCTTGATTGCACTCAGCAAGCAGCATTTTGTTGAAGTCCTGCCGCAGCGAGGGACGATTGTCGTCAAGATTTCCATTGCGAAAATGCGTGAAGCGCGGTTTCTGCGTGAGGTGATCGAAAGCGCTGTTGTCCGGCGGGCCTGTGAAGAATTTGATCCGGCAAGCCGTGAGAAGATTGACGAGGCGCTGGAAGCGCAGGCGCGGGCGGCGGCCCGGTCAGATTCTACCGCGTTTAAAAAGTTTGACGAACAGTTTCACATTGCCCTGGCTGAGGGGGCGGCTTGCCCGATGGCGTGGTCAGTCGTTGGTAATCTGAAGGCACATATGGACCGCGCCTGCCAGCTCAGCCTGCTCAACACCGCTTCCATGCAGCTTCTCATCGAGCAGCATCAGGCGATCATCGGCGCGATCGATGCCGGTGATCCCGATGCGGCGGAAGCCGCCATGAATTATCATCTCACCGAGATTCTGCGCGTTCTGCCGGAGATCGAAAAGAACCATCCGGATCTGTTTGAATAG
- a CDS encoding malonate--CoA ligase produces the protein MSNHLFDAIRRSIPAEDAVFIETGDNSTWTYGDMLQWSGRIAGAIDTLGIRPGDRVAVQVEKSPEALMLYLACVRCGAVYLPLNTAYTLAELDYFISDAEPRLVVVTPKAAEGIKAIASKYGALVETLDDHGGGSLIDLAKGEAPDFVDATRAADDLAAILYTSGTTGRSKGAMLTHDNLLSNALTLRDHWQFTAKDRLIHALPIFHTHGLFVATNVILTSGASMFLLPKFDPAEILSLMPRATAMMGVPTFYVRLLQNEGLTRDAVTTMRLFISGSAPLLADTHRAFQERTGQAILERYGMTETNMNTSNPYAGDRIAGTVGFPLPGVTVRVTHPETGVTLPADETGMIEVKGPNVFKGYWRMPEKTKAEFRDDGFFITGDLGKIDQRGYVHIVGRGKDLVISGGYNIYPKEVESEIDQLSGVVESAVIGVAHPDFGEGVTAIVVKKAGSDLSEQAILDALQNRLARYKQPKQIIFVEDLPRNTMGKVQKNVLREQYGNLYAISANA, from the coding sequence ATGAGCAACCATCTGTTTGATGCCATCAGGCGTTCCATTCCGGCTGAGGATGCCGTGTTTATTGAAACGGGTGATAACAGCACATGGACCTATGGTGACATGCTGCAATGGTCTGGCCGGATCGCCGGTGCCATCGATACGCTCGGCATTCGCCCCGGCGACCGCGTAGCCGTTCAGGTAGAGAAAAGCCCTGAAGCGCTGATGCTCTATCTCGCCTGTGTCCGTTGTGGAGCCGTCTATCTGCCGCTGAATACCGCCTATACGCTGGCCGAACTTGACTATTTCATCAGCGACGCCGAGCCGCGCCTCGTTGTGGTCACGCCGAAAGCTGCCGAAGGCATCAAAGCCATCGCTTCGAAATACGGTGCGTTGGTTGAGACGCTTGATGATCATGGTGGCGGTTCGCTGATTGATCTGGCGAAGGGCGAAGCACCGGATTTCGTCGATGCTACCCGTGCCGCAGATGATCTTGCCGCCATTCTCTACACGTCAGGCACAACAGGCCGCTCCAAAGGCGCGATGCTGACCCACGACAATCTCCTATCCAACGCGCTGACATTGCGTGATCACTGGCAGTTCACCGCAAAAGACCGGTTGATCCATGCCTTGCCGATCTTCCACACCCACGGGCTTTTCGTTGCAACCAACGTTATCCTGACGTCAGGCGCATCAATGTTCCTGTTGCCGAAATTCGATCCGGCGGAAATCCTGTCTCTCATGCCACGTGCAACGGCGATGATGGGTGTCCCCACCTTCTATGTCAGGCTTTTGCAGAATGAGGGCCTGACCCGCGATGCGGTCACAACCATGCGCCTGTTCATTTCAGGGTCTGCGCCCCTGCTCGCTGATACCCACCGGGCATTTCAGGAGCGCACGGGTCAGGCCATTCTTGAACGCTATGGCATGACCGAAACCAACATGAACACCTCCAATCCCTATGCCGGGGACCGGATTGCCGGAACTGTAGGCTTTCCGCTCCCCGGCGTCACCGTGCGGGTGACGCATCCGGAAACCGGCGTAACCCTGCCAGCCGACGAAACCGGCATGATCGAGGTCAAGGGACCGAACGTGTTCAAGGGCTATTGGCGCATGCCCGAAAAAACCAAGGCGGAGTTTCGTGATGACGGGTTTTTCATCACAGGCGATCTCGGCAAGATTGATCAACGCGGCTATGTACATATCGTCGGACGCGGCAAAGACCTTGTTATTTCAGGTGGTTACAACATTTACCCGAAGGAAGTCGAAAGCGAGATCGACCAATTGTCGGGCGTTGTCGAAAGCGCTGTCATCGGCGTCGCCCATCCGGATTTCGGTGAAGGTGTTACCGCCATTGTCGTTAAAAAAGCCGGTTCTGATCTCAGCGAACAGGCCATTCTCGATGCGCTGCAAAACCGGCTCGCTCGCTACAAGCAGCCCAAACAGATCATTTTTGTCGAGGACCTGCCCCGCAACACCATGGGCAAGGTGCAGAAGAACGTTTTGCGCGAGCAATATGGCAATCTCTATGCCATCAGCGCAAATGCCTGA